A window of Blastocatellia bacterium contains these coding sequences:
- a CDS encoding flavin reductase family protein, with protein sequence MDEKAKKTALRMIPYGLYVLTARSSEGMAAATVNWVTQASFEPPLVVVAVKRESRIYGVIRSSGAFALNFLGKDQGAVAYAFFKPVESDERQIGGYKYEAGVTGSPLLRVAPAFAECRVAEVVERGDHAVVIGEVVEAGVRREPEGRPDEAILWLKDLGPNIFYGG encoded by the coding sequence ATGGACGAGAAAGCGAAGAAGACGGCACTGCGCATGATCCCCTATGGGCTATACGTTTTGACGGCGCGGTCATCAGAAGGAATGGCGGCAGCCACGGTCAATTGGGTGACGCAGGCCTCTTTCGAGCCGCCTCTTGTGGTCGTCGCCGTGAAGAGAGAGTCGCGAATCTATGGAGTGATCCGCTCCTCCGGAGCCTTTGCGCTGAATTTCCTCGGAAAAGACCAAGGGGCGGTCGCCTATGCGTTCTTCAAACCGGTCGAAAGCGACGAGCGGCAGATCGGAGGCTACAAGTATGAAGCGGGAGTGACGGGAAGTCCACTGCTGCGCGTTGCGCCAGCCTTCGCCGAGTGTCGGGTCGCCGAAGTCGTCGAGCGAGGCGATCATGCCGTGGTCATCGGGGAAGTCGTCGAGGCCGGTGTTCGACGCGAGCCCGAGGGACGGCCAGATGAAGCCATCTTGTGGTTGAAGGACCTCGGTCCAAATATCTTCTACGGCGGGTGA
- a CDS encoding D-aminoacylase: MVVDGSGRPRFRANVRIVGDRIVRIGRFAPDPGDRVLRATNLILAPGFIDLHNHSDRGLDAEPTAASQIAQGITTVVLGLDGSSPWPIASYLQKRREQPAAVNVALLVGHATVRQLVMGRDTNRPASDAEIAEMAQLVERGLQEGAFGLSTGLEYDVGYASTTEEIIALARVAARYGGLYVTHIRDEGDRMLEALEEALRIGREANLPVHISHIKLATVSVWGKAREVVARIERARRQGVDITADAYPYEAWASTITVLVPSRRHDDPQAVAKGIEDVGGADRVLVTTCPAHPEYEGKTLQEIARERGTTPVQVYMEIVRGGGASVVCRSMQESDLRVFYRQPWVMVASDGGIGMRHPRGAGAFPRVLARYVREQRLLTLEEAIRKMTHLPAARLRLRDRGLIREGFAADLVLFDPRRVQDRSTFREPHLMPVGIEYVFVNGRLVWERDRPTGERPGRVLTPPR, translated from the coding sequence ATGGTCGTCGACGGAAGCGGTCGGCCTCGTTTTCGCGCCAACGTTCGCATCGTCGGAGATCGCATTGTTCGGATCGGACGATTCGCCCCTGATCCGGGCGATCGCGTGCTGCGCGCGACGAATCTGATTCTCGCGCCGGGCTTCATTGATCTTCACAACCATTCGGATCGAGGATTGGATGCGGAGCCGACGGCGGCGAGCCAGATCGCCCAGGGGATCACGACGGTCGTCCTCGGTTTAGATGGTAGCTCACCCTGGCCTATCGCTTCATATCTTCAAAAGCGTCGGGAGCAGCCGGCGGCTGTCAACGTCGCGCTTCTCGTCGGGCACGCGACCGTACGCCAGCTCGTCATGGGGCGCGACACGAACCGTCCGGCTTCCGACGCCGAGATCGCGGAGATGGCGCAACTGGTCGAGCGAGGCTTGCAGGAGGGAGCTTTCGGTCTTTCCACTGGGCTTGAATATGACGTCGGATATGCGAGCACGACGGAAGAGATCATCGCCTTGGCGCGTGTCGCGGCCCGTTATGGAGGGCTCTACGTGACTCATATTCGCGACGAAGGCGATCGCATGCTCGAAGCGCTCGAAGAAGCTCTTCGCATCGGCCGAGAGGCGAACCTCCCGGTTCACATCTCTCACATCAAGTTGGCGACCGTGAGCGTGTGGGGGAAAGCGCGTGAAGTCGTCGCGCGGATCGAGCGCGCGCGTCGCCAAGGCGTGGATATCACAGCCGATGCGTATCCCTACGAGGCGTGGGCTTCAACGATCACCGTTCTCGTGCCGAGCCGCCGCCACGACGATCCTCAAGCGGTTGCCAAAGGTATCGAAGATGTCGGCGGAGCGGATCGCGTGCTCGTCACGACGTGCCCCGCTCATCCCGAATATGAGGGGAAGACGCTGCAAGAGATCGCACGAGAGCGCGGCACAACTCCGGTTCAGGTCTACATGGAGATCGTCCGCGGCGGAGGAGCGAGTGTCGTCTGTCGGTCCATGCAGGAGTCCGATCTTCGCGTCTTCTATCGTCAACCATGGGTCATGGTTGCCAGTGATGGGGGCATCGGCATGCGTCATCCGCGCGGAGCTGGAGCGTTCCCCCGTGTCCTCGCTCGCTACGTGCGCGAGCAACGGTTGCTCACGCTCGAAGAAGCCATTCGGAAGATGACGCATTTACCTGCGGCTCGCCTGCGTCTGAGAGATCGCGGGCTCATTCGCGAAGGCTTCGCAGCCGACCTCGTCCTCTTCGATCCTCGACGCGTTCAAGATCGCTCGACTTTTCGCGAGCCGCATCTCATGCCCGTAGGGATAGAGTATGTTTTCGTCAACGGCCGACTCGTGTGGGAGCGCGACCGTCCGACCGGCGAGCGCCCTGGCCGCGTGCTCACGCCGCCGCGATGA
- a CDS encoding 2OG-Fe(II) oxygenase: MRTSEAPLSSLLDQLAERGWAIARDFMPSWIVRGLAEEAHHLWHQGRFRPAGIGRGAGYQIRQDVRGDLIFWWDERAPTPIQRAYRSEIERLREALNEALFLGLVEFEVHYAVFPPGAFYGRHRDRFLTADERVISCILYLNATWNETDGGALRIYDPGGIVCDVMPRAGTFVLLRSDAVEHEVLPTRRERFSVTGWLRRRPREFRLSRSV; the protein is encoded by the coding sequence ATGAGAACGTCGGAAGCGCCGCTCTCTTCTTTGCTCGATCAACTGGCCGAGCGCGGTTGGGCCATCGCGCGAGACTTCATGCCCTCGTGGATCGTCCGCGGACTGGCCGAAGAAGCCCATCACTTGTGGCATCAGGGGAGATTCCGACCGGCCGGCATCGGGCGCGGCGCGGGATACCAAATTCGCCAAGACGTCCGCGGCGACTTGATCTTCTGGTGGGACGAGCGCGCGCCGACACCCATTCAACGCGCCTACCGATCCGAGATCGAGCGCTTGCGGGAGGCCCTCAACGAGGCGTTGTTCCTCGGTCTTGTGGAGTTCGAAGTCCACTACGCCGTCTTCCCACCGGGAGCCTTCTACGGGCGCCATCGAGACCGATTCCTCACCGCCGACGAACGGGTCATCTCCTGCATCCTTTATCTGAACGCGACGTGGAACGAAACTGATGGCGGCGCGCTGCGGATTTACGATCCCGGAGGAATAGTTTGTGATGTCATGCCACGCGCCGGTACATTCGTCCTCCTGCGCAGCGATGCCGTGGAACACGAGGTATTGCCGACTCGGCGGGAGCGTTTCAGCGTGACGGGGTGGCTCCGTCGCCGCCCTCGAGAATTCAGACTCTCGCGGAGCGTCTGA
- a CDS encoding M36 family metallopeptidase — translation MRKKGTSAVIRISMIGALLLLTMSLPQSSSPAGAVDEAVRMSALRFPHWGFDIRQFQAVVREPTLAQQTALERLRERIGRDLTIRFDPLTGGVRHLFHLTRLLTPPQSGDPVEVALTFLRNNADLFGLTPAEITSLRVARNYRTPHNGVVHLAFQQSLDGLEVLHSDLRVNLLSDGRLVSINGRYFPHLIPPRLDPILTASEAVVRAVRVSFPDLEFSPRIKHASTRRDRFTLFDRGDMAEDISARLVIFPAYDRARLGWRIRLHLPERSAWYDLVLDAHTGEVLYRQNLYVFDQPQGLVFEVNPDVGPQVLKSFIGDPLASPTTWVFPPPNARTAGNNAFVLPAPVSSERQFLFPFLNQYERVGASVFDLDRKTLRFAPNAKGGYDVSLAPFRFDQALGINMTSSLRIGRSENRNDGSLLLELGFGFPFFGTVYRAVYVNANGNVTFTGPSASPTESAETLAFGLPRIACLWDDLDLRSSGALFVKVVGPPTPQVVITWMGVPELGAANANTCQLTLASDGTIEMSYNGVSLRDGLVGLSRGMGEMSVRFVDFSELQTPLRGTSEGLFEFFPSVELEMAATNLFYHLNFMHDYLYRLGFNEAAGNFQVENFGRGGLGNDPVIGFVQAAGTNNANFGTPEDGFPPVTRYFLFTPPNFRQVDPSLDADVIYHEYVHGLTNRLVGGPHNVAALAGFQSGALGEGWSDAYAASITNDPVIGEYEARERDRGIRTVRYDRSPLTYGDFGNRRLYVPPSDVTVGQGPIFYAQVHTDGEIWASTLWDLRTALGRAYFEQLITDGLKFTPPTPSMLEARDAILLADKVNANGAHLSTIWRVFAARGMGFSAETKDGNDTLVFEAFDTPSDPLPPVKAILFEDDMESGERGWAATGLWHRSARRSGSGGAIAWYYGQESTGDYETGGPNFGTLTSPPLTLPALSGSSALVLEFDHFFRRADGRTPFDCGFIRIVDTASGTVVQKAFVINNTPTRSPFVESIFERRRINLSEFAGRTIRIQFYFDTLDRNTNTGEGWYIDNVRVVLHAR, via the coding sequence ATGAGGAAGAAAGGGACGTCAGCGGTGATTCGAATCTCAATGATCGGCGCTCTTCTGCTGTTGACGATGAGTCTTCCGCAATCGTCTTCTCCCGCCGGAGCAGTGGACGAAGCAGTCAGGATGAGCGCCTTGCGCTTTCCTCATTGGGGATTCGATATTCGGCAATTTCAGGCGGTCGTGAGGGAACCGACACTCGCACAACAAACTGCTCTTGAACGACTGCGCGAGCGGATCGGTCGCGACCTGACGATCCGCTTCGATCCCCTGACCGGCGGCGTGCGCCACCTCTTTCATCTCACGCGCTTGCTCACTCCCCCTCAATCTGGGGATCCTGTTGAGGTGGCTTTGACGTTCCTTCGGAACAATGCTGACCTCTTCGGACTCACGCCGGCGGAGATCACGAGCCTTCGCGTCGCGCGAAATTATCGCACGCCGCACAATGGCGTCGTGCACCTCGCCTTTCAGCAATCCCTCGATGGGCTCGAGGTCTTGCACAGCGATCTTCGTGTGAATCTCCTTTCCGATGGTCGCTTGGTCTCCATCAATGGGCGGTATTTCCCCCACCTTATCCCTCCGCGTTTGGACCCAATCCTCACAGCGTCCGAGGCCGTCGTGCGGGCCGTGCGGGTGTCGTTCCCAGACCTTGAGTTCTCTCCGCGTATAAAGCACGCGAGCACTCGCCGAGATCGCTTCACACTCTTCGATCGAGGAGACATGGCGGAGGACATTTCGGCGCGGCTGGTGATTTTCCCGGCCTACGATCGCGCGCGGCTCGGTTGGCGCATTCGCCTGCATTTGCCGGAACGCTCAGCATGGTATGACCTCGTACTCGACGCCCACACGGGAGAAGTGCTCTATCGCCAGAATCTCTATGTTTTCGACCAGCCACAAGGGTTGGTCTTCGAAGTGAATCCCGACGTGGGACCGCAGGTGCTGAAGTCCTTCATCGGAGATCCTCTGGCTTCGCCCACCACATGGGTGTTCCCCCCTCCGAACGCGCGTACCGCGGGGAACAATGCTTTCGTCCTCCCAGCTCCGGTGAGTTCGGAGCGGCAATTCCTCTTCCCCTTCTTGAATCAGTATGAGCGAGTTGGCGCGAGCGTCTTCGATTTGGATCGAAAGACTCTCCGATTCGCGCCGAATGCCAAGGGGGGATACGATGTGAGCCTCGCCCCCTTCCGTTTCGATCAAGCGCTTGGAATCAACATGACGTCGTCCCTGAGAATCGGGCGTAGCGAGAATCGCAATGACGGTTCTCTCCTTCTCGAGCTGGGATTCGGCTTCCCGTTTTTCGGGACCGTCTATCGGGCTGTGTATGTGAACGCCAATGGGAATGTGACGTTCACAGGCCCGAGCGCTTCGCCGACGGAGTCGGCGGAGACCTTGGCTTTCGGACTCCCGCGCATCGCGTGCTTATGGGATGATTTAGACTTGCGATCTTCCGGGGCACTCTTTGTGAAAGTCGTTGGTCCGCCTACGCCCCAGGTGGTGATCACATGGATGGGAGTCCCTGAACTAGGTGCCGCGAATGCAAATACCTGCCAGTTGACGCTGGCTTCGGACGGAACCATCGAGATGAGTTATAACGGCGTGAGCTTGCGAGACGGCCTCGTGGGGCTCTCTCGGGGAATGGGTGAGATGAGCGTGCGCTTCGTCGATTTCAGTGAGCTTCAGACGCCCCTTCGAGGCACGAGCGAAGGGCTTTTCGAGTTCTTCCCATCGGTCGAACTCGAGATGGCCGCGACGAATCTCTTCTATCATCTCAACTTCATGCACGATTACCTCTATCGGCTCGGTTTCAATGAAGCCGCCGGGAATTTTCAGGTGGAGAACTTCGGTCGCGGAGGGTTAGGGAATGATCCCGTGATCGGTTTCGTTCAAGCGGCGGGGACGAACAATGCGAATTTCGGCACGCCGGAAGATGGGTTCCCGCCGGTCACGCGGTATTTCCTCTTCACTCCTCCCAATTTCCGGCAAGTGGATCCGAGTCTGGATGCGGATGTCATTTATCACGAATACGTTCACGGGTTGACCAATCGGCTCGTTGGAGGACCCCACAATGTCGCCGCATTAGCAGGATTCCAGAGCGGAGCCCTTGGCGAGGGATGGAGCGATGCCTATGCGGCGAGCATAACCAATGACCCCGTAATAGGGGAGTATGAGGCGAGAGAGCGCGATCGTGGAATTCGGACGGTTCGCTATGACCGGAGCCCACTCACCTATGGAGATTTCGGAAATCGCCGTTTATACGTGCCGCCCTCCGACGTCACAGTCGGACAAGGGCCCATTTTCTACGCCCAGGTTCATACGGATGGCGAGATCTGGGCCTCCACCCTTTGGGATCTCCGCACAGCGCTAGGAAGAGCATATTTCGAGCAACTGATCACCGATGGGCTGAAGTTCACGCCTCCTACGCCCTCGATGCTCGAAGCGCGCGATGCGATTTTGCTGGCCGATAAGGTGAATGCCAATGGCGCTCATCTCTCGACGATCTGGCGGGTCTTCGCCGCACGGGGGATGGGATTCTCGGCCGAGACGAAAGATGGCAACGATACGCTCGTCTTCGAAGCCTTCGATACACCGTCTGATCCTCTCCCACCTGTGAAAGCGATCCTCTTCGAGGATGATATGGAATCCGGAGAAAGGGGATGGGCCGCGACGGGGCTGTGGCATCGTTCGGCGCGACGGAGCGGCTCGGGAGGGGCGATCGCTTGGTACTATGGCCAAGAGTCGACGGGCGATTATGAAACGGGCGGGCCTAATTTCGGCACGCTTACCTCTCCTCCTCTCACGCTCCCTGCGCTCTCCGGATCAAGCGCCCTGGTTCTCGAATTCGATCACTTCTTCCGGCGCGCGGACGGGCGCACACCGTTCGATTGCGGCTTCATTCGAATCGTGGACACAGCTTCCGGGACGGTCGTACAAAAAGCTTTTGTCATCAATAACACCCCCACGCGATCTCCCTTTGTCGAGTCCATCTTCGAGCGCCGGCGCATCAATCTCTCCGAATTCGCCGGTCGGACCATCCGGATTCAATTCTACTTCGACACGCTCGACCGCAATACGAATACTGGCGAAGGATGGTACATAGACAACGTGCGGGTCGTCCTTCATGCGAGGTGA
- the gltB gene encoding glutamate synthase large subunit — MEWSEWREGERDACGVGFVADLRGTTRHEILPWALEALSRLQHRGAVSADAETGDGAGVLFQLPQSFFRREAARRGARLCHTEKLAVGMAFLPAESAALVEARRVIETVVNKWACRPGRLPVRWIGWRPVPVVRAVLGESAAAECPTIEQFLISSGEEPCSGERFERELYLIRKHIERRMRELSLSTYIVSLSHRTIVYKGLMVSSQLGRFYPDLQNRSFKTAFAIFHQRYSTNTLPRWALAQPFRMLAHNGEINTLQGNRNWMRAREAHLRESLWGEEAEELLPILWEEGSDSANLDNVLELLVLSGRSLLHAMMMLVPEAYEGIPDLDEDVRAFYEYHECLMEPWDGPAALCFSDGRIVGAALDRNGLRPARYVVTDDGLVLVASEVGVLPLREDRIVEKGRLGPGTMLAVDTVRRELLRDEEIKRAIATRRPYARWIRTYLVKGPSEGNCGPSSAYEDAPGTQALVRRQRAFGYTIEDLDFLLGPMISEGKEPTGSMGDDTPLSVFSERPRSLYTYFRQRFAQVTNPPIDPLRERLVMSLSMLLGARGPWLEESPEACRLVKLRSPILDDEGLAWVLRQYDGRWQRLEAVFPISDGPSGLRSAVRNLCADAERAVREGASLLLLSDRAVDAARAPIPMLLAIGAVHHHLIRCGLRLRASLIAETDEPREDHHFACLLGYGASAVYPSLAMETVRAMARERGADPIEALQNYVRALEKGLLKITSKMGISTLLSYHGAQVFEAIGLARDLVDECFAGTPSRIGGISYEGVAEDVLRLHDAAFRTATPRLEDHGFYRFRQRGEYHAFHPGVIRALQRAVRGNERDAFRAYVRTVEEGPPVALRDLLDFRRATVPLSIEEVEPIEAIVRRFSTSAMSHGALSREAHEAIAIAMNRLGARSNSGEGGEDPERYRPRPDGDWPNSAIKQVASARFGVTPEYLCSALELEIKMAQGSKPGEGGQLPGHKVTPEIARIRHTLPGITLISPPPHHDIYSIEDLAQLIYDLRQVNPMARIAVKLVAEAGIGTIAAGVAKAGADVIHISGHDGGTGASPLGSIKYAGIPWELGVSEVHRALCANGLRERVSVRVDGGLKTGRDVLVAALLGADEFGFGTAALVALGCVMARRCHLNTCPVGIASQREDLRARFPGRPEHLERFLLFIAEQVRELLAALGVRRLDEIIGRTELLIPKEIETKGEDPSLIEDSRRMAPLLHRKVRLFLDEVLRSPVRWSSRESAHFGNVRRVESPLPSRGARTNPLSTLDERLVLEVKPALEGERTVRLRLPIQNTDRAVGARIAGEIARRYGDAGLPGTEIELQFRGSAGQSFGAFCLPGMRLILIGEANDYVGKGMRGGEIIVRPPENAAYVWHESVIMGNTVLYGATGGRLFAAGRAGERFAVRNSGAIAVVEGVGDHGCEYMTGGIVLVLGEVGRNFGAGMTGGLAFVFDEREQLPKRCNPELVDLRRLRAEDEELVRRMLQEHLRATTSPRAQEILDRWEELKELFWKVIPLTADEHIEASLREQAFASLGGDEVSEDVFA, encoded by the coding sequence ATGGAGTGGTCGGAGTGGAGAGAGGGCGAGCGCGATGCGTGCGGCGTGGGATTTGTGGCGGATCTGAGGGGAACAACTCGACATGAGATTTTGCCGTGGGCGCTCGAGGCGCTTTCGCGCCTTCAGCATCGTGGAGCAGTCTCGGCGGATGCGGAGACTGGGGATGGAGCGGGTGTGCTCTTTCAGTTGCCGCAGAGCTTTTTCCGACGCGAGGCCGCGCGGCGGGGAGCGCGCCTCTGTCACACGGAGAAGTTGGCTGTCGGTATGGCGTTCCTCCCTGCGGAATCGGCGGCTTTGGTGGAGGCGCGGAGGGTCATCGAAACGGTGGTGAACAAATGGGCCTGTCGGCCGGGGCGATTGCCTGTGCGATGGATCGGGTGGCGTCCGGTACCCGTCGTGCGCGCCGTCCTCGGAGAGAGCGCCGCGGCAGAATGTCCGACGATCGAGCAATTCTTGATCTCCAGCGGCGAGGAGCCGTGTTCCGGAGAGCGCTTCGAGCGCGAGTTATATCTCATTCGCAAGCACATCGAGCGACGCATGCGAGAGCTGTCGCTCTCGACCTACATCGTCTCGCTCTCACATCGCACGATCGTCTACAAGGGGCTCATGGTTTCCTCGCAGCTCGGCCGATTCTATCCCGACCTTCAGAATCGGTCGTTCAAGACCGCGTTTGCGATCTTTCACCAGCGATATAGTACGAACACGCTTCCCCGTTGGGCGCTCGCTCAGCCCTTTCGCATGCTCGCGCACAATGGGGAGATCAATACGCTTCAGGGGAATCGGAATTGGATGCGGGCGCGGGAAGCGCATCTTCGAGAATCGCTCTGGGGGGAGGAGGCAGAGGAACTCTTGCCAATCCTGTGGGAGGAGGGAAGCGATTCGGCGAATTTGGACAATGTTTTGGAGTTGCTGGTGCTCTCAGGGCGATCCCTGCTGCATGCGATGATGATGCTCGTGCCGGAGGCCTATGAGGGGATCCCCGATCTGGATGAGGACGTGCGAGCGTTTTACGAGTATCACGAATGCTTGATGGAACCGTGGGATGGACCGGCTGCGCTTTGCTTCAGCGATGGGCGGATCGTCGGAGCGGCTTTGGATCGCAATGGTCTGCGTCCAGCCCGATATGTGGTGACCGATGATGGGCTCGTCTTGGTGGCGTCGGAGGTGGGCGTGTTGCCTCTTCGGGAAGACCGTATTGTGGAGAAAGGACGTTTGGGGCCGGGGACGATGCTCGCTGTGGATACGGTGCGGAGAGAGCTTCTGCGCGATGAAGAGATCAAGCGGGCAATAGCCACTCGCCGCCCATATGCCCGATGGATTCGGACGTATTTGGTGAAGGGACCGAGCGAAGGGAACTGCGGGCCGTCGTCGGCCTATGAGGACGCGCCAGGAACCCAAGCGCTCGTGCGTCGGCAACGGGCCTTCGGATACACAATCGAGGACCTGGACTTTCTCCTTGGGCCGATGATCTCCGAGGGAAAAGAGCCGACGGGGTCCATGGGCGACGATACACCGCTCTCGGTGTTCTCGGAGAGACCGCGATCGCTCTACACCTACTTCCGGCAACGATTCGCTCAGGTGACGAATCCGCCGATCGATCCGCTCCGCGAACGGTTGGTGATGTCACTCTCGATGCTCCTTGGCGCGCGTGGTCCCTGGTTGGAAGAGTCTCCAGAGGCCTGTCGGTTGGTCAAGTTGCGGAGTCCGATTTTGGACGATGAGGGCCTTGCCTGGGTACTTCGCCAATACGATGGACGATGGCAGCGCCTCGAGGCTGTCTTTCCGATCTCGGATGGTCCATCCGGGCTCCGGTCTGCGGTCAGGAATTTATGCGCGGACGCCGAGCGCGCCGTGCGCGAGGGAGCGAGCCTTTTGCTCCTCAGCGATCGTGCGGTGGATGCCGCGCGGGCACCGATCCCGATGCTTCTGGCTATCGGCGCCGTGCATCACCATCTGATCCGATGTGGGCTCCGGTTACGCGCGAGCCTGATCGCGGAGACGGACGAACCGCGCGAGGATCATCATTTCGCGTGTTTACTCGGCTATGGGGCGAGCGCCGTTTATCCCTCTCTCGCCATGGAGACAGTGCGAGCGATGGCGCGCGAGCGAGGAGCGGATCCGATCGAAGCATTACAGAACTATGTTCGCGCCCTCGAGAAGGGACTCTTGAAGATCACGTCGAAGATGGGCATCTCGACGCTGCTCAGTTATCACGGCGCCCAAGTTTTCGAGGCAATTGGGCTGGCGCGCGATCTCGTGGACGAATGTTTTGCGGGGACGCCCTCGCGCATCGGGGGGATAAGCTACGAAGGTGTGGCGGAGGACGTCCTTCGTCTTCATGACGCGGCCTTTCGAACAGCGACACCGCGGCTAGAAGATCATGGCTTCTATCGCTTTCGTCAGCGGGGTGAATATCATGCGTTCCATCCGGGGGTCATTCGCGCGCTGCAACGCGCCGTGCGCGGGAACGAGCGCGATGCGTTTCGCGCGTACGTCCGAACCGTCGAGGAAGGTCCGCCTGTCGCATTGCGGGATTTGCTTGACTTCCGACGCGCGACCGTCCCTCTCTCGATCGAGGAAGTGGAGCCGATCGAGGCGATCGTGCGGCGATTTTCGACTTCGGCCATGTCGCATGGGGCGCTCAGCCGCGAGGCGCACGAAGCGATCGCCATCGCGATGAATCGGCTCGGCGCGCGCTCCAATAGCGGCGAGGGAGGAGAGGATCCGGAACGCTATCGTCCCCGTCCCGATGGGGACTGGCCCAATAGCGCCATCAAACAAGTGGCATCGGCGCGGTTCGGCGTCACGCCGGAGTATTTGTGTTCGGCCCTCGAGTTGGAGATCAAGATGGCCCAAGGTTCCAAACCGGGCGAGGGGGGACAACTCCCCGGGCATAAAGTCACTCCAGAAATTGCCCGCATCCGTCACACTCTCCCTGGTATTACCCTCATCTCCCCCCCGCCCCATCACGATATCTATTCGATCGAGGATCTGGCGCAGCTCATCTATGATCTGCGCCAGGTCAATCCCATGGCACGTATTGCTGTGAAACTCGTCGCCGAAGCCGGGATCGGAACGATCGCGGCGGGAGTAGCCAAAGCGGGTGCCGACGTCATTCACATCAGTGGTCATGATGGAGGAACAGGGGCTTCGCCGTTGGGCTCGATCAAATATGCCGGTATCCCATGGGAGTTGGGAGTGAGCGAAGTGCATCGCGCGCTGTGCGCCAATGGACTTCGCGAACGCGTCTCCGTGCGCGTGGACGGAGGATTGAAGACCGGGCGCGATGTCCTCGTGGCGGCGTTGCTCGGCGCCGATGAGTTCGGGTTCGGGACAGCAGCACTGGTGGCTCTCGGGTGTGTGATGGCGCGACGATGCCACCTGAACACGTGCCCCGTTGGCATCGCCTCACAGCGCGAGGATTTGCGAGCGCGCTTCCCGGGACGTCCGGAACATCTCGAGCGATTCCTCCTCTTCATCGCCGAGCAAGTGCGAGAGCTGCTCGCCGCGCTCGGCGTCCGACGCTTGGATGAGATCATCGGGCGCACGGAGCTCCTCATCCCGAAGGAGATCGAGACGAAAGGCGAGGACCCATCCCTCATCGAAGACTCAAGAAGGATGGCTCCTCTCCTCCATCGGAAGGTTCGCCTCTTCCTAGACGAAGTGCTCCGTAGCCCGGTCCGATGGAGCAGCCGTGAGAGCGCGCACTTCGGAAACGTCCGTCGAGTGGAGTCGCCTCTGCCCTCGCGCGGTGCTCGAACGAATCCCCTCAGCACGCTCGATGAGCGCCTCGTATTGGAGGTGAAGCCAGCTCTCGAGGGAGAGCGAACGGTTCGCCTCAGGCTTCCCATTCAGAACACGGATCGCGCTGTCGGAGCACGTATCGCGGGAGAGATCGCGCGGCGCTACGGTGATGCTGGATTGCCCGGAACGGAGATCGAGCTTCAGTTCCGGGGATCGGCGGGACAGAGCTTCGGCGCGTTTTGCCTGCCCGGAATGCGATTGATCCTGATCGGGGAAGCCAATGACTACGTCGGCAAGGGGATGCGCGGAGGGGAGATCATCGTTCGTCCGCCCGAAAACGCCGCGTACGTTTGGCACGAGAGCGTCATCATGGGAAACACGGTCCTCTATGGGGCGACCGGAGGGCGACTCTTCGCCGCTGGACGGGCAGGCGAACGTTTCGCCGTCCGCAATAGCGGCGCCATCGCCGTCGTCGAAGGGGTCGGCGATCATGGATGCGAATATATGACGGGCGGCATCGTCCTCGTGCTCGGTGAGGTTGGACGAAACTTTGGCGCCGGAATGACAGGTGGGCTCGCCTTCGTGTTCGATGAGCGGGAACAACTTCCGAAGCGATGCAATCCCGAGCTGGTGGACCTGAGGCGACTTCGAGCGGAGGATGAGGAGCTCGTGCGCCGAATGCTTCAGGAGCATCTGCGCGCGACGACGAGCCCCCGCGCACAGGAGATCCTCGATCGGTGGGAAGAGCTGAAGGAGCTTTTTTGGAAGGTCATCCCCTTGACTGCTGACGAGCACATCGAAGCATCCCTGCGAGAGCAAGCGTTCGCCTCGTTGGGAGGGGATGAGGTCTCCGAGGACGTGTTCGCGTGA